Genomic segment of Shewanella sp. OMA3-2:
GATCGAGTGCGTTAAATGTTAGCTTTGCTCTTGGATGCAGCAACGGATTATCACGTTGATACTCTTGTCCAATAACCACAAATACAACCCCATTCCACTTTTTGTTAAATTCATCCATTGCCATAATCCGATTACCTAAAGCAGGATCGCCTAAATAGACTTCCCCACGATCATGGCGACGAAAAATCACAAAGTGGCTATAGCCACCATCATTAAGTAATACAATGGCAGGTATCTTAAGCAATAACATTTCTGCTTCACCGACTTTATATCCCCGCCCTCTTAATCCTTGAGATTGCAGGTAGCGTTTCATATTCAGCAGTGAAAACCCTTGTTCTTGAACCAAAGTCAAATCAGCATGTTCTAGCATACCAATTAACACTTTCTGCTCATTAATATCATCACGGTCATAGGCAAATTTTAACAGGCTAGCCAGACTAGCTGCCCCGCATGAAAAATCGGTTTTTTGCTCTATGACATGTTCAAATTTTCGCTCACGTATGCTCTGGATAGCTTTAGAATAAGTTCCCATACCAGGCACAACACCTGTTAAGCTGATCTCAGCAGCATAATTGTAGTGAGCCAGACTTAACGTGAGGAATATAGAGATCATTAATTGGATAATGTTGCGCATAAGATGAATCAGGAGGACTTGCCCCCTGCCTTATTCATAACGTTCAATTGAAGTTTACTCGTTAGAAACAATGTCTGCAGCACCTGTAATGCTAGTTAAAGCAAGGTTATTAGACTGTAAGTTTCCTGTACCACTGGCCAAGTTAACACCAATGTTACCCGATGCATTTTGGAAAGCGCTACCTGCTAATAATGAAGAGTTATTAGACTTCTGAACTACCGTTTGTATAAAGAAAGGCAATTGACCACTCACTGTGCCATTTAAATCTAAATCACCTTCTTCATTAAAGGTCATCACTGATGCCCCTGTTGGGTTATCAGTATCAAAATCAATATGACCATCAACTGAACCAGGACCACTATTATGACCACCATTTCCATCTAGAATAATTTCAGGATAGTAAGGCTCTGCTAGAGCAGAGGTACCGTCATAAGTTCCTTCGCCATTTAGGGCTAGATCCACATTGATATATTCAACGTCATTTTGCACAACCCCCATATTCATAGTGCCGTTATGTCCAGTACTCTGCACATTTGACACACTGGCTTCACCTAAACGACCATTGTATGAAGACGCGGCCATATTGTTAGCTTGAATATTGTTGTTACCTGCAGCAACGTTGACACCAATATTACCCGTGGCATTCATAAATGAAGCACCATTGATGGTTGAAGTATTGGTTGAGGCTTCGTTCCACACTCCATTAAAGCCACCCATTTGCGTACTGAAGATTTCTGCATCACCAGAACCAAAAGCAAAACCTGCATCAATAGAAGCTAAAGCAGCTGAATTACTTTGTGCATTAAAATCACCTGCTGCTTGGTTAACACCGATATTACCGCTGGAGTTTTCAAATGCATTGCCTGATATTTCTGCGTCATTATCGTGATAATAATTTTCAACTAAATTTGCACTAGTTTCCTGTACGTTTTCAACCACAGCCATACCTAAACCATTAGCTGTTATATTTCCTTCTATGGTCACTTTACCTTTATATTTAAGTTCTTTAGATACCTCTATTTTTTTCTCTAATTCAACACTACTGTCAGAATCAGTCAATCCGTTTGCATATGCAGAACTACTCATTATTGCTGCAATACTTAGTACTAGAGTGAGTTTTTTCATCTTCCCTTCCTCCGATCGATGATAATTAATTCCCGCTAGGTAACTGCAGCGAGAACTGGTTAATGGCAATATTATTATCGCCAGAAATTTGATTTACTTGCATCACGCCTTGTGCATCCAAAAAGCTGTCTGGAGCGATCTCGGCTTGATAATGTGATAATTGATAAGATGACGGGGCCAACTGGCTCGATACCAAAGTTAACGCCTCATCACCTAGCCCCTGACCCATGATGGTTTCTAATGTGGAATCCATAGCAATACTGCCTATGTTGGCCTGCATATTTTGCTCGCCACTGACTTGGTTAATACTCGCTAAGCCCTGGAATAAGGCGAAGGCTTGACTGTCTATCACCGCAATATGTTGCTTGTTAACTTCAGGTGACAAAACTGGTTGTAGTAAGTGACTTTCATTAATGGTTTGAATGGATGCGGTGTAGCCAATGGCATGACTGTTAGATTGAATATTAAAATCGCCAGCGGCTTGGTTAATACTTGCTCGACCCGCACCTTGCACGACATTCGAACCAATCACACTCGAATCATCAGCGTAAGAATGTGCCGCCAGCAATAACACGCTCAGCTGCATTCCTCGTATCAATGACAATTGCAATAGGTTGCAACATGATCTGCTAATGATATCCATAACCTGTTCCTTCCATACTTGATACAAAGGTATAGCAACCCTTATGCCAACAATAAAAGTTAATACTTTTCAAGCAGATAGGATTTATAGCACGAAGCAGATTCTCACTGTTAAGAATGAGAATGACTAAGCTATTGAAATAAGAATGAATTTAAAATAGTCGGGCGATCTTAAAATTAAGACTGGATGGGTAAACGAAATAGATAAGCTTGAGCTTAACAAGATTAGACCAGCGGTAAGTCGTGCTTGTCCATTAGTCGATAGAAGGTTGCCCTAGAAATGTCTAAATAACTTGCAGCAAGTTCAACTTGGCCATCAGCTATCATGATTGCTTGTTGTAATGCTTGTTTCTCTGCGTCGTCTTTTAACGTTTTAAGTGATTGGGTGCTGTGGTGTTTCTTATCAATATCGACTAACTCGAGGTTTTGCGCACTTATCTGCTGGGCATCGCACAATACAACTGCACGGCGAACTCGATTAATTAACTCGCGAACATTCCCTGGCCATGGGTAATTTAATAACGCATGGCAAGCAGATTGCGACAACGGCTTAATGGTTAGCCCATATTCATTCGAATACACCTGAATAAATCGATTAGCTAAACCGATTATGTCATCACGCCTTGTTTTTAATTGTGGTGTGTCAATAGTAATGCCATTTAAACGATAATACAGATCTAACCTAAAGCAGCCCTGTTCAATAGCACTTTCTAAATCGACATGGGTAGCCGCTAAAATACGCACATCAGCTGATTGTGTCATTCCACCAACAGAGTCGAAGACTCCCTCTTGTAAGAAACGCAGTAAATTGACCTGCAATTCAGCGGGTAGATCGCCAATTTCATCTAAAAACAATGTGCCACCATCAGCCAAAGCAATTTTCCCTTTTCTGCTACTTGTCGCCCCAGTAAAAGCCCCTTTTTGATGGCCAAATAAATCCGACTGAATTAATCCTGCAGCCATAGCACCACAATTAACGGTAATAAAAGGTTGATCTTTTCTAGCTGAAAGTTGATGTAGTTTGGTCGCCACTAATTCTTTACCCGTTCCAGACTCGCCACGAATAAGCACAGGGATATCTGTAGGCGCCACTCGCTCAACTTGACGAAAAAGCTGTTGCATTACCTCTGATTCAGTTACAGGTTGCTCGTGATCATTAGAAGATAATCCTGTCTGAGGTGTATGATATTGCTGCTTTAATTTAGCTAAACCAATCCCATGCCCTAAGCACTTAGCTAACCTTTCTGCATCGATTGGGCTGGTGCAAAAATCCCACGCAAATTGAACAATGAAAGTCGTGATGTCTGTATCGTCAAGCTGCGCTTTATTGATAAGTACAATGATATGAATTTGCGGTGCTAACTCCCTAGCGAGGTAATTGGCTTCACTGATCATATCTCCCTGGCGAAGATCCATTAAACATAGGGTACAATTGGACGGTATTTTATGTTTACTTTCTTTATCGATATATTGAGTATCAAAGTGTAATTGAGAAAGTACCTGACTGAGCTCATAGCATTGAAAACCTGCCACCAGTAATGGTTCCATGTTGATATCCTTGTGAGACATTGAACACAAAAGTGCTAACACATGTTTAGCCTGCGTATCTTATCTATAGATATAACCGGACAATGTTACTTAGATAGAAACTCTGGGTTACTTATCATATCAACCCGGATCAATCGCTTGTATCATCGGTAACTCAATACATAAAGAAAGTCATCACTTGTTAAGCGTCATTATTCAACTCAATATTCATATATGAGTAAAAACCACACTTTGTCCATCTTAAATCATCCTAGTATTGGCTACTCACTTTAGAGTAACCACAATGGCTAACATCAGTATATCTGCTATCCCAGCTACATTTTTAGGTTAATCCCAGTATGGTTGATAAACCAGAATAGTGTAGAAAGAATCAGCAATTAAATGGAGTTAACTGTAAATTGACTCGCCAAATAAAATATCAAAATCACATGTCCAGTGCATCTGACATAAAGCTGTACAGGTATTAAATAGCCTAAGCAACTGTGTTATAAATGTAACCTCTACTAATCGTTAGTCACCTAGCAAGTAAAACGTAATTACATATTGCCTAAAATAGGACTATCTGAGTTCTAAAGGAAACATCATGGTTAAGCACAGCTCTTTAGTAATACTCACCTCATTAACACTACTTACATTATCGAATCCTGTTAATGCAGGACAACTTGAAAAGGATGTTGAAGAACTGCGTTTACCTTTAGCCAGTAAAACCATGCCGCACATAGTCGACCGCTATCAGGGCGTCACCGAAGACCTTAACAATAAGTTATCTAGTGCCACCGATGAGCTTGCCATTACTCAAATGGTTGCCAACCAAGGCCATCGTTTATGGCAACAAGCCGTGAAAGATGTCCAATCAGGCAATACTGACGATCGCGCTTTATATTGGAGCCGACTCATAATGCGTGAAAGTCTAAAAACCCAAAGAGTGGGCTATAACATTGTGCCTTGGCAACGTGACATTTTAGTCAGTGCGATTGAAAAATCATCCCGTGGTTTTAGCGATATTGATTTTAAAACGGATACTCGTATTAAGATTTTACTGACAGGATTCGACCCCTTCTTCCTCGATAAAGATATTGGTCAAAGTAATCCTTCAGGTGTAACGGCGTTAGCTTTAGATGGTTATCAATTCAATGTCGACGGTAAAATAGCTCAAATAGAAACTGTGATGATCCCAGTACGCTTTGCTGATTTTGATAAAGGGATTATTGAATCTCTGCTGACCCCCATTTACCGTGACAACAGTGTTGATATGATTTTCACAGTAAGTATGGGCCGTGAACAATTTGATATTGAACGCTTTCCAGCTCGAAACCGCAGCGCTGCAGCGCCTGATAACCTTAACGTATTCACCGGTGCTTCAAAAACTAATCCATTACCGCCAATGTTAAATAACCAAGCTTTAAATGGCCCTGAGTTTGTCGAGTTTTCACTGCCAATCACCGCGATGCAAAAAGAACAAGGTCATTGGCAAGTTAATGACAACCACCAAGTCACCACCACTGCTCGCGGTCAGTTTAATGCAAAATCGCTTAATGAATTGCAGAACGAAACCTCTGTTGAAGGCTCTGGTGGCGGTTACCTTTCTAACGAAATCTCCTACCGCAGTATTTTATTGATGCAACAATTGGGACGTAATATTCCTGTTGGACACATACACACACCTAAAGTGAAGGGTTATGATTCACAGGCAGAACATGACATTGTTGAACAAATTAAAGTAATGATTGCGGCCGCGGCGGCAACCCTATAACGTTTTGAGTTACCATTATTTAACTGTTTATTGTTTAAACGAGTATAATTTTACTTAGTTTTTTCAGCCTACTTATTTAAAAGGTATTACCTTGCCACAACGTTTGTACCAGCATTTACACTCTATGGCTCAAAAACTGGGCCTTAATGTTAATTCGCTTACCGCAAAACCCAACATGAGCTTAGCTTATTCCAACCAGCAAGCTTTCACTCACACTCATATTGTTCATCCTAAAAACATCAGCGACATTCAGCAAAGTATTATCGATAAAATTGAAATGGATTATCAATTAGCTGAGCACTATTTTAAGCAAACCTTTCCGCGCCCATTGGTGCTGTTTTCCTTAAGGGGAAAAAGTGCTGGCACCGCGCACTTGCAACTCAATAAGCTGCGCTTTAATCCGGTATTACTGGATGAGAACACCGCTGTATTTATTGATGATGTGGTGCCACATGAAATTAGTCACTTACTGAGTTTTCAATTATTTGGCCGAGTTAAACCCCATGGCGCTGAATGGCAAAGCATTATGCGCAAAGTGTTTAATCGCGCGCCCAAAACCACCCATCAACTCGACACACAATCAGTACGTGGCAAACAATTTGAGTATTTTTGCGGTTGCGGCAGTGTCCAGCTTAGCGTCAGACGCCATAACAATGTGGTCAAAGGTAAAACGCGGTACCGCTGTAAGTCCTGTCAGCATACCTTACAAAATGCGCCACTATTGTAAACCTGATACTAGCGTATTCCCCCCGCTACAATGCTAGTGAGTCGCAGCATCAAACAGATATCAGCGTCCTGCCATTGCATCAGTCGAAAGTATCCCTTACCATTTCGCCAAAATGACAGGCAAGGCCAGTTTTTATAACAGCTTTAGTCTGCAATATTGCTCATATTAAGGTCGGCGCTAACATGTTTTATACTCCCCTCAAAATGCGATTACTCGCATTTTGCACTTTGCTGTGTACATTTTTACTGCCTTTAACAACGGCTGCGGCGCAACATCCTACTAGCTTTAATCAAGCCAAGCGTATTATTCGCACCCTTTATCAGGATAATCTGCCACTTAAAAGCTTTTATTGTGGTTGTGACATCACTATTGCAGGAAAAGTTTGGCAACCTGAACATCAAAGTTGTGGCTATAAAGTCCGTAAACAGCAAGTGCGCGCCAACCGAATTGAATGGGAGCACGTTGTCCCAGCTTGGGAGTTCGGCCATCAGCTCCAATGTTGGCAGCAAGGGGGGCGTAAAAACTGCGGTAAAACCAGCCCACAATTTAAAAAAATGGAATCTGACCTGCATAACCTGACCCCAGCAATTGGTGAAGTCAACGGTGATCGCAGTAACTTCCGTTTTAGCCAATGGAATGGTAAAGCGGATCAATACGGTCAATGTGACATGATTGTCGATTTTAAAGGTCGCAAAGCTCAACCGCCAGCACGTAGCCGCGGCGCGGTAGCCAGAACCTACTTTTATATGCAGAAAACTTATGCACTACAAATTTCATCTAGCCAACGACAATTATTTCAAGCCTGGGATAAAAGCTACCTGGTAGATAAAACAGAATGCAAACGTGATAAGTTAATTGCCCGTTCCCAAGGTAATCATAATGATTTTGTGCACAAACAATGTCAGAATCTAGGGTTAAGCCAATAACACAAGCTCGGATAATACTACCCATGAGAGTCCCAAGAATTTACCAAGCGATTGATACACTCAATGTTGATCAAATTGTTGCTTTAGATGAAGATGGTGCAGCCCACATTGGCAAAGTATTGCGTATGGGCGAAGGCGATAATATCAGCCTGTTTTGTGGTGATGGCAACGACTATTTAGCCGAAATCATCCAATCCAGTAAGAAAAACGTCTCTGTAAAGGTCTTATCTGTCACAGCGAATCAATCTGAATCACCGCTTGATTTACATTTAGGTCAAGTGATATCACGCGGCGACCGCATGGAGTTTACTATTCAGAAATCAGTCGAACTGGGTGTCACTACCATTACCCCCTATTTTCTGAACGTTGTGGTGTTAAACTGAATGGCGAAAGATTAGATAAAAAAATACAACAATGGCAAAAAATTGTCATCAGTGCTTGCGAGCAATCTGGCCGCAGTGTGGTGCCTACAATTAGGCCCGCAATGGAATTAAGCGCTTGGTGCCAAGAGCCCACCCAAGCATTAAAACTGAACTTACACCCCCGTGCAAGCCACGGAGTTAATGGTTTAAGCCAATTAGGTGAACAACAAAAAGTCCGTCTATTAATTGGCCCAGAAGGCGGTTTGTCAGATCAAGAAATCGCCATGACTGAACAATTTACCTTTACCGACGTATTGCTAGGTCCACGCGTGCTGCGCACAGAAACCGCGGCACTGACGGCAATAACAGCATTACAACTCAAATTTGGTGATATC
This window contains:
- a CDS encoding C39 family peptidase, translating into MRNIIQLMISIFLTLSLAHYNYAAEISLTGVVPGMGTYSKAIQSIRERKFEHVIEQKTDFSCGAASLASLLKFAYDRDDINEQKVLIGMLEHADLTLVQEQGFSLLNMKRYLQSQGLRGRGYKVGEAEMLLLKIPAIVLLNDGGYSHFVIFRRHDRGEVYLGDPALGNRIMAMDEFNKKWNGVVFVVIGQEYQRDNPLLHPRAKLTFNALDPLSPMTDAELLEFGFSYSDML
- a CDS encoding sigma-54 dependent transcriptional regulator; this translates as MEPLLVAGFQCYELSQVLSQLHFDTQYIDKESKHKIPSNCTLCLMDLRQGDMISEANYLARELAPQIHIIVLINKAQLDDTDITTFIVQFAWDFCTSPIDAERLAKCLGHGIGLAKLKQQYHTPQTGLSSNDHEQPVTESEVMQQLFRQVERVAPTDIPVLIRGESGTGKELVATKLHQLSARKDQPFITVNCGAMAAGLIQSDLFGHQKGAFTGATSSRKGKIALADGGTLFLDEIGDLPAELQVNLLRFLQEGVFDSVGGMTQSADVRILAATHVDLESAIEQGCFRLDLYYRLNGITIDTPQLKTRRDDIIGLANRFIQVYSNEYGLTIKPLSQSACHALLNYPWPGNVRELINRVRRAVVLCDAQQISAQNLELVDIDKKHHSTQSLKTLKDDAEKQALQQAIMIADGQVELAASYLDISRATFYRLMDKHDLPLV
- a CDS encoding SprT family zinc-dependent metalloprotease, translating into MPQRLYQHLHSMAQKLGLNVNSLTAKPNMSLAYSNQQAFTHTHIVHPKNISDIQQSIIDKIEMDYQLAEHYFKQTFPRPLVLFSLRGKSAGTAHLQLNKLRFNPVLLDENTAVFIDDVVPHEISHLLSFQLFGRVKPHGAEWQSIMRKVFNRAPKTTHQLDTQSVRGKQFEYFCGCGSVQLSVRRHNNVVKGKTRYRCKSCQHTLQNAPLL
- a CDS encoding endonuclease, coding for MFYTPLKMRLLAFCTLLCTFLLPLTTAAAQHPTSFNQAKRIIRTLYQDNLPLKSFYCGCDITIAGKVWQPEHQSCGYKVRKQQVRANRIEWEHVVPAWEFGHQLQCWQQGGRKNCGKTSPQFKKMESDLHNLTPAIGEVNGDRSNFRFSQWNGKADQYGQCDMIVDFKGRKAQPPARSRGAVARTYFYMQKTYALQISSSQRQLFQAWDKSYLVDKTECKRDKLIARSQGNHNDFVHKQCQNLGLSQ